Proteins encoded together in one Macadamia integrifolia cultivar HAES 741 chromosome 8, SCU_Mint_v3, whole genome shotgun sequence window:
- the LOC122086798 gene encoding copper transporter 6-like produces MDQPGKGTTTPQPNSTIHMTTFFWGKQVEILFPGFPDQNLGLYVLSLFFVAMLAAAVEVLKATTEGGKQQQRRGNDPRKTWLIQSGVHMLRVGLIYMVMLSVVSYNAGIFLAAVAGHTLGFLVSTRPVASPVNPLLKEMSLSTTNSSSLEA; encoded by the coding sequence ATGGATCAACCTGGTAAAGGCACCACAACTCCTCAACCCAACTCTACCATCCACATGACAACCTTCTTCTGGGGTAAACAAGTGGAGATCCTCTTCCCTGGTTTCCCTGACCAGAACCTTGGCTTGTATGtattatctctcttctttgtgGCTATGCTTGCAGCCGCCGTTGAGGTCTTGAAGGCTACAACAGAGGGTGGAAAGCAGCAGCAGAGGAGGGGAAATGATCCGAGAAAAACTTGGTTGATCCAAAGTGGTGTACACATGCTTCGAGTGGGTCTTATTTATATGGTTATGCTATCTGTTGTGTCTTACAACGCTGGTATATTTCTTGCTGCCGTCGCCGGTCACACTCTTGGATTCTTAGTTTCAACACGCCCTGTAGCTTCTCCGGTCAATCCCTTGCTTAAAGAGATGAGTCTCTCCACCACCAACTCTTCTTCTTTGGAAGCCTGA